A single genomic interval of Selenobaculum gibii harbors:
- a CDS encoding glutaredoxin domain-containing protein, protein MVKVYSITTCPWCDKVKKYLKTKSVEFEELNIESDESARRLCYKLSGDLTVPVTTPDGENYVVGFDKDKLDHMLGI, encoded by the coding sequence ATGGTAAAAGTATATTCGATTACAACATGCCCATGGTGTGACAAGGTGAAAAAATATTTAAAAACTAAAAGCGTAGAGTTTGAAGAACTTAATATAGAATCAGATGAGTCGGCGCGCCGTCTATGTTATAAGCTTTCAGGAGATCTTACTGTACCAGTAACGACGCCAGATGGTGAAAATTATGTAGTTGGTTTTGATAAGGATAAGCTTGATCATATGCTTGGAATTTAA
- a CDS encoding MBL fold metallo-hydrolase — translation MKLKVLVENHTYIDQYFCGEPAVSFYIEDEDKRILFDVGYSDLIIKNASAMNIDLSRIDTIVFSHGHNDHTRGLAYLTERYDLSGVEVIAHSDAFKRRVCKGQEIGSPILEGDLKNLCQLRLLKEPLKVSNNLTFLGEIPTLCEFEPRRAVGKLEEGSAWKADLILDDTALVYKNEQGLYIITGCSHSGICNIIEYAKRICKDERIVAVIGGFHLFEVNDRVKAVVNYFKENHIQSLYPCHCVSFQVKAYIHQEIPIREVGVGLELEW, via the coding sequence ATGAAACTTAAAGTTTTAGTAGAGAATCATACGTATATTGATCAATATTTTTGTGGAGAACCGGCCGTAAGTTTTTATATAGAGGATGAGGATAAGCGAATTTTATTTGATGTGGGATATTCAGATTTAATCATAAAAAATGCCTCTGCAATGAATATCGACTTAAGTAGGATTGATACAATTGTTTTTTCTCATGGGCATAACGATCATACACGAGGGCTTGCGTATTTAACGGAGCGGTATGATTTATCTGGTGTAGAGGTGATTGCCCATTCAGATGCATTTAAACGCAGAGTTTGCAAGGGGCAAGAAATCGGTTCACCTATTTTAGAAGGGGATTTAAAAAATTTGTGTCAATTACGTTTATTAAAAGAACCGCTAAAAGTAAGCAACAATTTAACTTTTCTTGGGGAAATTCCAACGTTATGTGAATTTGAACCAAGAAGAGCTGTCGGAAAGTTAGAAGAAGGTTCAGCATGGAAAGCGGACTTGATTTTGGATGATACTGCACTGGTTTACAAAAATGAACAAGGACTTTATATTATTACTGGATGTTCTCATAGTGGAATCTGTAATATTATTGAATATGCAAAACGTATTTGTAAGGATGAACGAATCGTAGCAGTTATCGGTGGATTTCATCTGTTTGAAGTGAATGATAGAGTGAAAGCCGTTGTTAATTATTTCAAAGAAAATCATATTCAGTCCTTATATCCTTGTCATTGTGTATCTTTTCAAGTAAAGGCGTATATTCACCAAGAAATTCCAATTCGTGAAGTAGGTGTGGGATTGGAGTTAGAATGGTAA
- a CDS encoding LysE family translocator, producing MENIILFTMMALFFTMMPGPDFALVMKTTLAGGRKAGTYTAWGISTGLIIHTLFAILGLSALIAQSIHLFEMVKYIGAAYLSYLGIKAFIEKPKQDDMLEKEEESAPSRKQAISFFGEAVLANVLNPKVILFYLTFIPQFVNLENAVMPQFIMLGSIYVMLTFVWFTLLAYLLNHVKKLLASKIFQERMQKVTGVLLISFGIKLVLSDR from the coding sequence ATGGAGAATATTATACTTTTTACAATGATGGCATTGTTTTTTACGATGATGCCGGGCCCCGACTTTGCATTGGTCATGAAAACAACTTTAGCAGGTGGGCGAAAAGCCGGTACTTATACTGCGTGGGGAATTTCAACAGGACTTATCATACATACTCTTTTTGCAATTTTGGGACTTTCGGCGTTAATTGCGCAATCTATCCATTTATTTGAAATGGTAAAATATATAGGTGCAGCATATCTATCTTATTTGGGAATAAAAGCTTTTATTGAAAAGCCAAAACAAGATGATATGCTAGAAAAGGAAGAAGAAAGTGCACCTTCGAGAAAACAGGCGATATCGTTTTTCGGGGAGGCTGTTTTAGCAAATGTGCTAAACCCAAAGGTTATTTTATTCTACTTAACGTTTATTCCTCAGTTTGTTAATCTAGAAAATGCAGTTATGCCGCAATTTATCATGCTAGGGAGTATTTATGTAATGTTAACGTTTGTCTGGTTTACTTTGCTTGCTTATCTACTCAATCATGTAAAAAAATTATTGGCGAGCAAGATATTTCAAGAAAGAATGCAAAAGGTTACAGGGGTATTACTTATTTCTTTTGGAATTAAACTGGTGTTGTCAGATAGATAA
- a CDS encoding MotA/TolQ/ExbB proton channel family protein, translated as MEEFLKCFDWFVQGGLVMYPLLFCSIFVVAIAIERFLFYRNHCGQMMTFLQAVKNSVAEGKWQEIQDECLVHDNILSRILGQGLRYRKNFDYMKESFESLTVAETTGLRKNLSYLDTIVTMAPLLGLLGTVMGMIGSFQVLDIAGSNPSVITGSVGEALIATASGLCVAVLALTVHSYFTHWLDHIVTHIEQTCIMILEKNKGELL; from the coding sequence ATGGAAGAGTTTTTAAAATGTTTTGATTGGTTTGTGCAAGGGGGGCTTGTGATGTATCCCTTACTATTTTGTTCAATCTTTGTTGTAGCAATTGCCATTGAACGTTTCTTATTTTATCGTAATCATTGTGGGCAGATGATGACATTTTTACAAGCGGTGAAAAATTCTGTAGCTGAAGGAAAGTGGCAGGAAATCCAAGATGAATGTTTAGTTCATGATAATATATTAAGCCGTATCTTAGGGCAAGGATTAAGATACCGTAAAAATTTTGATTATATGAAAGAAAGTTTTGAGAGTCTGACGGTTGCAGAAACAACGGGATTACGCAAAAATTTAAGTTATTTAGATACCATTGTAACCATGGCTCCTTTATTAGGGCTACTTGGTACAGTTATGGGGATGATTGGTTCGTTTCAAGTTCTTGATATTGCAGGTAGCAATCCATCGGTGATTACGGGAAGTGTTGGCGAAGCATTAATTGCGACAGCTTCGGGACTTTGTGTCGCAGTTTTGGCACTAACCGTTCATAGTTATTTTACTCACTGGCTTGATCATATTGTTACACATATTGAACAGACTTGTATTATGATACTAGAAAAAAATAAAGGTGAATTATTATGA
- a CDS encoding ExbD/TolR family protein, giving the protein MKVRSARIESSPKLMIIPMIDIIFFLLVFFMMSTLNMIHQKALPVDLPKAMTANQMERKTTSITLLADGMIQIDETIVSKAEMKNSVMQKLQENNEMAVVLRADKLTEHGKVIEVMDTLKEVGVKKLSIAAEKKGT; this is encoded by the coding sequence ATGAAGGTAAGAAGTGCACGAATTGAGTCTTCGCCTAAATTAATGATTATTCCAATGATTGATATTATTTTCTTTTTATTAGTATTTTTTATGATGAGTACGTTGAATATGATACATCAAAAAGCGTTACCAGTAGATTTGCCAAAAGCGATGACTGCGAATCAGATGGAAAGAAAAACAACGTCGATTACTTTGTTGGCAGATGGGATGATTCAAATAGATGAAACAATTGTATCCAAAGCGGAAATGAAAAATTCTGTGATGCAAAAGCTTCAGGAGAATAATGAAATGGCAGTTGTATTACGGGCTGATAAATTGACGGAACATGGAAAAGTAATTGAAGTGATGGATACCTTAAAAGAAGTTGGAGTAAAAAAACTTTCAATTGCTGCAGAAAAGAAAGGAACGTGA
- a CDS encoding energy transducer TonB: protein MQTYCSDFLGRSFRISCAIHVLLLALMGTTFSEMHKPEKNVDEYIFIDIEEPAAQVDEKSFITNHLEQVIQPPSLTKNSAMQEQKNLTQQQVTAQSSYHKDKQAIGSVNAPTSGSAGYGLESNRNDAGAGQEKAQGQADFVSATSEAITSGGYQTVNIAQLATQFASLVEAKKEYPYIALKRGETGRVGVLVRLNADGSLAAAEVMQSSGVKSLDAGAIKAVQKACPFIHGAKQVIEFMVPIYYELNG from the coding sequence GTGCAAACTTATTGTTCGGATTTTTTAGGGCGCAGCTTTAGAATCTCGTGTGCGATACATGTTTTGCTCCTTGCGCTGATGGGAACAACCTTTTCCGAGATGCATAAACCGGAAAAAAACGTTGATGAATATATTTTTATTGATATTGAAGAGCCGGCTGCGCAAGTTGATGAGAAATCTTTTATAACAAACCACTTGGAACAGGTAATACAGCCACCTTCTTTAACAAAAAATTCTGCTATGCAAGAACAAAAAAATTTAACACAGCAGCAAGTAACAGCGCAATCTTCTTATCATAAAGATAAGCAAGCAATCGGATCTGTGAATGCTCCTACGTCTGGCAGTGCCGGTTATGGACTGGAGAGCAATAGGAATGATGCTGGTGCTGGACAGGAAAAAGCGCAAGGGCAAGCTGATTTTGTATCTGCAACAAGCGAAGCAATTACTTCTGGTGGTTATCAAACGGTCAATATTGCACAGCTTGCAACTCAATTTGCAAGTTTGGTTGAGGCAAAAAAAGAGTACCCTTATATCGCATTAAAACGTGGTGAGACGGGCAGAGTTGGTGTTCTTGTACGCTTAAATGCGGATGGGAGTTTAGCTGCAGCAGAAGTGATGCAATCGTCAGGGGTAAAAAGTTTAGATGCGGGGGCAATTAAAGCAGTGCAGAAAGCTTGTCCGTTTATTCATGGTGCAAAACAAGTCATTGAATTTATGGTTCCGATTTATTATGAATTGAATGGATAA
- a CDS encoding Com family DNA-binding transcriptional regulator — MQRESEKSKQELPQKRCGNCNRLLFYGYAKSLKIKCPKCGNILFFEN, encoded by the coding sequence ATGCAGCGAGAAAGTGAAAAGTCAAAACAGGAATTGCCACAAAAACGTTGTGGAAACTGTAATCGACTTTTGTTTTATGGCTATGCAAAATCATTAAAGATAAAATGTCCAAAATGCGGCAATATTCTTTTTTTTGAAAATTGA
- a CDS encoding ABC transporter substrate-binding protein → MKKISVIIISGLILLFGCLYFVNQNTEKNSNDQQKVVDSLKREVMIPKHPQRVVILNASNLELFCAVGGAEFVVGKPTSQALSEKIQLNTKNAAEVGVIHSPDIEKILELKPDLVVGINVPFHHSLIPILEAANIPLYVRALDTYEDVIETLDFYGKLTNKEQKAQEQIDFVQAKYKQALSLAEGKQAPKNLIIWGSTESFNMATSQSFVGDLVNRLGGNNIADRTEGETGSFVPLSMEYIAKENPEVIFLVTHSSDEKVNQKFQNELAKHPAWQGIQAVKNGRVYTLPYELFAVNPGTQVAEAMCILAEKLYPEGK, encoded by the coding sequence ATGAAAAAAATTAGTGTAATAATCATAAGTGGACTTATTCTTTTATTTGGCTGTTTGTATTTTGTGAATCAGAATACTGAAAAAAATAGCAATGACCAACAAAAAGTTGTCGATAGTTTGAAGCGAGAGGTGATGATTCCGAAACATCCACAGCGGGTGGTGATTTTAAATGCATCAAATTTAGAATTATTTTGTGCAGTAGGTGGAGCTGAGTTTGTTGTTGGTAAGCCGACTTCACAGGCATTGTCGGAAAAAATTCAATTAAACACAAAAAATGCGGCAGAAGTAGGCGTGATTCATAGCCCTGATATTGAGAAAATTTTAGAGCTTAAACCAGATTTAGTGGTGGGGATTAATGTCCCGTTTCATCATTCTTTGATTCCAATTTTGGAAGCTGCCAATATTCCACTCTATGTACGAGCTTTAGATACCTATGAAGATGTAATTGAAACTTTAGATTTTTATGGAAAGTTAACGAACAAAGAACAAAAAGCACAGGAACAAATTGATTTTGTTCAGGCGAAATATAAGCAAGCATTATCTTTAGCGGAGGGGAAACAAGCGCCGAAAAATTTAATCATCTGGGGTTCAACAGAGAGCTTTAATATGGCAACAAGTCAGAGCTTTGTTGGAGATTTAGTAAATCGTCTGGGGGGGAATAATATTGCGGATCGTACGGAAGGTGAAACAGGCAGTTTCGTTCCATTAAGTATGGAATATATTGCAAAAGAAAATCCGGAAGTGATTTTTCTTGTTACCCATAGTTCGGATGAAAAAGTAAATCAAAAATTTCAGAATGAATTGGCAAAACATCCTGCATGGCAAGGGATTCAAGCAGTAAAAAATGGGCGTGTGTATACGCTCCCTTATGAATTGTTTGCAGTAAATCCGGGAACGCAGGTTGCTGAAGCAATGTGTATTTTAGCAGAAAAACTTTATCCGGAGGGTAAATAA
- a CDS encoding FecCD family ABC transporter permease, with amino-acid sequence MIQTKVSEDPRLKKRTLVMLAGLVAVILTIITGVTFGAVEIPFTEFWAAMTQKEITENYQILFQIRIPRVIVGALTGMNLALAGCILQGILRNPLADPGIIGVSAGAGVAAMLVMVLYPEQTMLVPMVAFLGALIATGLVFLLSWERGIHPLRMILAGVAVGAFFGGAMSAIMVFHSDKIQGTVNWLAGGFQGRSWEHVKMILPYSLIGVVGIMIGSRYLNALQLGDDMAKSIGTNVEKIRFYMVTLAALLAASAVSVAGMLGFVGLVVPHMIRMLVGSDFEYLLPCSALFGAALVVGADTVARTAFSPIEVPVGIFMAFLGAPFFLYLLKKGLRKE; translated from the coding sequence ATGATACAAACGAAAGTTTCCGAGGATCCACGATTGAAAAAACGAACGCTTGTCATGCTTGCAGGTTTAGTTGCCGTTATTTTAACAATTATCACAGGGGTTACTTTTGGTGCGGTAGAAATTCCTTTTACAGAATTTTGGGCGGCAATGACACAAAAAGAAATAACGGAAAATTATCAAATCTTATTTCAAATTCGTATTCCCCGTGTGATTGTCGGTGCGCTGACTGGAATGAATTTAGCTTTGGCAGGTTGTATTTTGCAAGGAATTTTGCGTAATCCGTTAGCTGATCCTGGTATTATTGGTGTATCAGCCGGAGCTGGCGTGGCGGCAATGCTCGTGATGGTACTTTACCCTGAGCAAACAATGCTTGTGCCAATGGTTGCTTTTCTTGGCGCGTTAATTGCAACAGGATTGGTATTTTTATTGTCCTGGGAACGGGGGATTCATCCATTGAGAATGATTTTAGCAGGAGTTGCAGTTGGAGCTTTTTTTGGTGGGGCGATGAGTGCTATTATGGTGTTTCATTCGGATAAAATTCAAGGTACGGTAAATTGGCTGGCTGGTGGTTTTCAAGGGCGTTCTTGGGAACATGTCAAAATGATTTTGCCTTATAGTCTAATTGGAGTCGTTGGAATAATGATTGGTTCTAGGTATTTAAATGCGTTGCAGCTTGGCGATGATATGGCGAAAAGCATCGGTACAAATGTAGAAAAAATACGGTTTTATATGGTAACGCTGGCGGCGCTACTTGCGGCATCGGCGGTAAGTGTAGCCGGTATGCTCGGTTTTGTCGGTTTGGTTGTGCCACATATGATTCGAATGCTGGTAGGTTCTGATTTTGAATATTTATTGCCTTGTTCAGCCTTGTTTGGCGCTGCGTTAGTCGTTGGCGCAGATACGGTTGCAAGGACTGCATTTTCACCAATTGAAGTGCCCGTGGGTATCTTTATGGCATTTTTAGGTGCACCATTTTTCTTATATTTATTAAAAAAGGGGTTGAGAAAGGAATGA
- a CDS encoding ABC transporter ATP-binding protein, whose product MILEAQSLKLQYGTKTIIEEMNFSVDKSEIISIIGPNGSGKSTLLKSLGRLLVPTKGKVLLSETDIFHMEIGKFTRKVAIVPQSASAPGDMTVYDLVAYGRMPYQKLFGERTQADETAIEEAMIKTGVVHMKYRRLDALSGGERQRVWLALALAQKPEILLLDEPTTYLDIHHQLEIMHLVQNLQQMLKMTVIMVLHDLNHAARFSHRLVAVKQGKILADGKVEDVFTTETLRELYGVEPNIMRIQQGGKEQLVCFPQECCLKTGA is encoded by the coding sequence ATGATTTTGGAAGCGCAATCCTTGAAACTTCAATACGGAACAAAAACGATTATTGAAGAAATGAACTTTTCAGTGGATAAGTCAGAAATTATTTCAATTATCGGTCCAAATGGATCGGGGAAATCGACGTTGCTAAAATCGCTGGGACGCCTTTTAGTCCCAACAAAAGGCAAGGTGCTTCTCAGTGAAACAGATATTTTTCATATGGAGATTGGTAAGTTTACGAGGAAAGTTGCCATTGTTCCGCAATCAGCGTCAGCGCCAGGTGATATGACGGTGTATGATCTTGTTGCTTACGGGCGGATGCCATATCAGAAGCTGTTTGGCGAGAGAACTCAGGCAGATGAAACGGCGATTGAAGAAGCGATGATAAAAACAGGTGTTGTACATATGAAATATCGGCGACTAGATGCTTTATCAGGTGGAGAGCGACAGAGAGTTTGGCTTGCGCTTGCGCTTGCGCAGAAACCGGAGATTTTACTTTTGGATGAGCCGACAACGTATTTAGATATTCATCATCAGTTAGAGATCATGCATTTAGTGCAAAATTTGCAACAGATGTTAAAAATGACAGTCATTATGGTTCTCCATGATTTGAACCATGCAGCACGCTTTAGCCATCGCCTCGTTGCTGTAAAACAGGGGAAGATTCTCGCGGATGGCAAAGTGGAAGATGTGTTTACGACGGAAACGTTACGTGAATTGTACGGCGTAGAGCCAAACATTATGAGAATTCAGCAGGGAGGAAAAGAACAACTCGTTTGTTTTCCACAGGAATGTTGCTTAAAAACAGGAGCGTGA
- a CDS encoding ABC transporter ATP-binding protein, giving the protein MVSFSIENIRKKYGQKEVLKGVSIFANHGEVIGLIGTNGAGKTTLIKIIAGLSKADAGTINILKSCPIKNRTLVRQQIALVPQENNLERECSVFEVLYLYARLFGVVEAKKRVREILHEFTMQDWQTKKVEHLSGGMARKVLIARAMLTNPKIILLDEPSVGLDPDVRQEIWQMILQLRSLGKTILITTHYMDEAEFLCDRVALLKEGRLLYMDTVEGLKEHVQVATEKISLETAFLHFVREKEKL; this is encoded by the coding sequence ATGGTTAGCTTTAGCATAGAAAATATTCGAAAAAAATATGGGCAAAAAGAAGTATTAAAGGGCGTATCAATTTTTGCAAATCATGGTGAAGTTATAGGGCTGATCGGTACGAATGGAGCAGGCAAGACAACATTGATTAAGATTATCGCTGGATTGAGTAAGGCTGATGCAGGAACGATCAATATTTTAAAGAGTTGCCCAATAAAAAATCGTACTTTGGTTAGACAACAAATTGCTTTAGTTCCACAAGAAAATAATTTAGAGCGTGAGTGCAGTGTATTTGAAGTTTTATATTTATATGCGCGATTATTTGGGGTAGTAGAGGCAAAAAAGCGTGTGAGGGAAATTTTGCATGAATTTACAATGCAAGACTGGCAAACGAAGAAGGTAGAGCATTTGTCGGGAGGGATGGCGAGAAAAGTTTTAATCGCTCGGGCGATGCTTACCAATCCTAAAATTATATTGCTGGATGAGCCAAGCGTTGGACTTGATCCTGATGTAAGGCAAGAAATCTGGCAGATGATTTTACAATTAAGAAGTTTAGGTAAGACAATTTTGATTACGACGCATTATATGGATGAAGCAGAATTTCTTTGTGATAGAGTTGCGTTATTGAAAGAGGGAAGACTACTTTATATGGATACAGTAGAAGGTTTGAAAGAGCATGTGCAAGTTGCGACGGAAAAAATCAGTTTAGAAACAGCGTTTTTACATTTTGTCCGTGAAAAGGAGAAGCTGTAG
- a CDS encoding ABC transporter permease, with protein sequence MGWLAVYQREMVLMQKKIGKLGYVFSTLLFPLIYLFAFGWGIGGNISVEGGYVPFLAKGMVTITVMLNAFQQTALSVSVGRFYFGSFQTLMLSPVSLKQIALGIVLSGMTRGILAGTSIYAIAMLIFDVPMMNLPGILGIILTSICFASFGIAVGMWVKNPDSLSLVINFLITPMTFFCGSFFPIHNLPTVVKGIVKFLPLSLANDLLRMNAWTIEVIYAMGILVFMALLMFLFGVYQLNQYTE encoded by the coding sequence GTGGGTTGGTTGGCAGTATATCAACGAGAAATGGTGTTGATGCAAAAGAAGATTGGCAAACTTGGTTATGTATTTTCAACGCTGCTTTTTCCTTTAATCTATTTATTTGCTTTTGGTTGGGGGATTGGCGGGAATATTTCTGTCGAAGGTGGATATGTACCTTTTTTAGCTAAGGGGATGGTCACAATTACCGTTATGTTAAATGCGTTTCAGCAAACAGCTTTATCGGTAAGCGTAGGAAGATTCTATTTTGGCAGTTTTCAAACGTTGATGTTGAGTCCTGTATCGCTCAAACAGATTGCACTTGGTATTGTATTAAGTGGAATGACACGGGGAATTTTAGCAGGTACTTCCATTTACGCAATTGCGATGCTGATTTTTGATGTACCGATGATGAATCTCCCTGGAATACTGGGGATTATTTTGACTTCAATTTGTTTTGCTTCTTTTGGAATCGCTGTTGGCATGTGGGTGAAGAATCCTGATTCTTTATCTTTAGTCATTAATTTTTTGATTACACCGATGACGTTTTTTTGTGGTTCGTTTTTCCCAATTCATAACTTGCCGACTGTGGTAAAAGGAATCGTAAAGTTTTTGCCGCTTAGTTTAGCAAATGACTTGTTAAGAATGAATGCGTGGACAATAGAGGTAATTTATGCGATGGGAATCCTCGTTTTTATGGCGCTGCTTATGTTTCTTTTCGGCGTTTATCAATTGAATCAATATACAGAATAA
- a CDS encoding flavodoxin family protein, translating to MKSLVVYSSLTGNTKMVAEAIVEELGENTVLAAVEENPSVESYDLVAVGFWVDRGTADRKSADYLGTIKNKRVALFATLGADPHSDHAKKSLENAAALLDASNEVVGQFICQGKVDPKLIEKMEKMFSANHPHGMNEERKARHKIASTHPDTNDLLAAKTVFNKIKSELLGG from the coding sequence ATGAAAAGTTTAGTTGTTTATTCAAGTTTAACTGGAAATACAAAAATGGTTGCGGAGGCAATTGTTGAAGAATTGGGTGAAAATACTGTGTTAGCAGCTGTTGAAGAAAATCCGTCCGTAGAATCGTATGATTTAGTTGCCGTAGGCTTTTGGGTAGATAGAGGGACTGCCGATAGAAAGAGTGCAGATTATTTAGGAACGATTAAAAATAAACGGGTAGCTTTATTTGCTACTTTAGGTGCTGATCCTCATTCAGATCATGCCAAGAAAAGTTTGGAGAATGCGGCTGCTTTATTAGATGCATCGAATGAAGTTGTTGGTCAGTTTATTTGTCAGGGAAAAGTTGATCCTAAATTAATTGAAAAAATGGAAAAAATGTTCTCGGCGAATCATCCGCATGGGATGAATGAAGAGCGTAAAGCACGTCACAAAATAGCGAGTACACATCCTGATACAAATGATTTATTAGCGGCAAAGACTGTGTTTAATAAAATCAAGTCGGAATTGTTAGGAGGCTAA
- the hutW gene encoding heme anaerobic degradation radical SAM methyltransferase ChuW/HutW — protein MKKTLAEILAQMNEEQYRLTVGKNTDHPLQDAFDKKRVVHPSVQGRPLSEEERLIAWQNTMHTELIKVEKRTAYIHIPFCSHICLYCGFFQNYSNEERETLYVDCLIKELSMSANDCYLKNGLIHAVFIGGGTPSALSSYNVTRVLQAIQMYLPLANDCEITLEARIHDLVKEKMDAWFACGVNRVSVGVQSFLTNLRKSMGRLDDYETVVARLKELAAYGQASIIIDLIYGLPGQTVEDLLFDLQMVDSLPIDGMDLYQLNLFDVSPLKKAIDAGNLPPAATTAEQAQMFAIANAWLKERAYRQLSNCHWAKGIRERNMYNLLTKSGAEVFAFGSGAGGNIGAYSIFLQRDLKKYMENIQAGKKPLMFMAKKSAKQELHNDMLRQLESGYFNLEFLAAKYGGCIRELDYLLEIWQKHGLVNKGKVLSRLTEAGQFWHINIAQSLLECTEALLEGNLKTEVQAIAAQG, from the coding sequence ATGAAAAAAACATTAGCAGAAATTTTGGCTCAAATGAATGAAGAACAATACCGCTTGACCGTTGGAAAAAATACAGATCATCCATTGCAAGATGCATTTGATAAGAAAAGAGTTGTTCATCCAAGTGTGCAAGGACGGCCTCTAAGTGAAGAAGAAAGGCTGATTGCTTGGCAAAATACAATGCATACAGAACTGATAAAAGTAGAAAAGCGCACTGCCTATATCCATATCCCTTTTTGTAGCCATATTTGTTTATATTGTGGTTTTTTTCAAAACTACTCGAATGAAGAACGAGAAACGCTTTATGTGGATTGTTTAATCAAAGAATTATCCATGTCGGCAAATGATTGCTATTTAAAGAATGGACTTATTCATGCGGTATTCATTGGAGGGGGAACACCTAGTGCTTTATCCTCGTACAATGTAACGCGTGTTTTACAGGCAATTCAAATGTATTTGCCGTTAGCGAATGATTGTGAGATTACGCTTGAGGCGCGTATTCATGATTTAGTGAAAGAGAAAATGGATGCGTGGTTTGCCTGTGGTGTGAATCGAGTTTCAGTTGGGGTACAATCCTTTCTCACGAACCTTAGAAAGTCGATGGGGCGCTTAGATGATTATGAAACGGTGGTTGCCAGATTAAAAGAGTTAGCAGCCTATGGACAAGCTTCGATTATTATTGATTTAATTTATGGATTGCCGGGGCAGACAGTTGAGGATTTATTGTTTGATTTGCAAATGGTAGACAGTTTGCCGATTGATGGCATGGATCTTTATCAATTAAATTTATTTGATGTAAGTCCGTTAAAAAAAGCGATTGATGCAGGGAATTTACCACCAGCGGCTACAACCGCGGAGCAAGCACAAATGTTTGCCATTGCAAATGCTTGGCTAAAAGAGCGCGCGTATAGACAATTGAGTAATTGTCACTGGGCAAAGGGGATACGTGAGCGCAATATGTATAACTTACTAACAAAAAGTGGAGCAGAAGTATTTGCTTTTGGTTCTGGTGCTGGAGGAAACATCGGCGCATATAGTATTTTCTTACAACGTGATTTAAAAAAATATATGGAAAACATTCAAGCGGGCAAAAAACCGTTGATGTTTATGGCAAAGAAATCAGCGAAGCAAGAGCTGCACAATGACATGCTAAGACAATTAGAAAGCGGCTATTTTAATTTAGAATTTTTAGCAGCAAAATATGGTGGGTGTATAAGAGAACTAGATTATTTACTTGAAATTTGGCAAAAGCATGGATTGGTTAACAAGGGGAAAGTATTGAGTCGTTTAACTGAGGCAGGACAATTTTGGCATATTAATATTGCGCAGTCGTTACTTGAATGTACAGAGGCTTTACTTGAGGGTAATTTAAAAACAGAAGTACAGGCGATTGCAGCGCAAGGGTAG